From the Pedobacter cryoconitis genome, one window contains:
- a CDS encoding dicarboxylate/amino acid:cation symporter, giving the protein MSKNNRLTFFIFLALVLGVILGYVLNVNSFDTYNNKITNADAQIKTLDIKMGERTDTASVQYLQLKTQRAENVKIRRDNETEREKKLEPLTLLSDIFLRLIKMIVAPLVFTTLVVGVAKVGDIKAVGRIGGKTMLWFMSASLLSLFLGMIMVNIFRPGEAMNLPLPSSHEDTGIHKVALSMKDFIAHIIPKSMTEAMATNEILQIVAFSLFFGVATAAIGEKGKIIIEFFDSVAHVILKVTGYVMNFAPFAVFGAMAAIIAKQGLSVLSTYALFIGEFYSTMLLLWLVLIMIGYLILKGRVFNLMNRMKEPVIVAFSTASSEAAYPKTMLQLERFGCKDKIVSFVLPLGYSFNLDGSMLYMTFASLFIAQSYGIHLSFQQQITMLLILMLTSKGIAGVPRASLVVIAGTIATFNIPEAGLALLIGIDPLLDMGRSATNVIGNSLATAVVSKWEGELTEPLD; this is encoded by the coding sequence ATGTCAAAAAACAACAGATTAACATTCTTTATATTTTTAGCACTGGTACTAGGAGTTATCTTAGGTTACGTATTAAATGTAAATTCATTTGATACATATAACAACAAGATTACCAATGCAGATGCTCAAATTAAAACTTTAGATATAAAGATGGGTGAGAGAACTGATACAGCATCTGTACAGTACTTGCAACTGAAGACACAAAGAGCCGAAAACGTTAAAATCAGAAGAGATAACGAAACTGAAAGAGAGAAAAAGCTGGAACCACTTACTTTATTAAGTGATATTTTTCTAAGATTAATTAAAATGATTGTTGCTCCTTTAGTTTTTACCACACTGGTAGTTGGGGTGGCTAAAGTAGGGGATATTAAAGCGGTAGGAAGAATCGGTGGTAAAACCATGCTTTGGTTTATGAGTGCTTCCTTATTGTCTTTATTTTTGGGAATGATCATGGTCAACATATTCAGACCGGGTGAGGCGATGAATTTGCCGCTTCCAAGCAGTCATGAGGATACGGGGATTCATAAAGTGGCTTTATCGATGAAAGACTTTATTGCGCATATCATCCCTAAAAGTATGACTGAAGCGATGGCAACCAATGAAATCCTTCAGATTGTAGCTTTCTCCCTGTTTTTTGGGGTCGCAACTGCGGCTATTGGTGAAAAAGGTAAAATTATCATTGAGTTTTTCGATTCAGTTGCGCATGTAATTTTAAAAGTGACCGGATATGTAATGAATTTTGCGCCTTTTGCAGTATTTGGTGCGATGGCGGCGATTATTGCCAAACAAGGTTTAAGTGTCCTTTCTACTTATGCCTTATTTATCGGGGAATTCTATTCTACGATGCTGCTGTTGTGGCTGGTACTGATTATGATCGGTTATCTTATTCTGAAAGGGAGAGTATTCAACCTGATGAACAGGATGAAAGAGCCGGTGATTGTTGCTTTTAGTACAGCGAGCAGTGAAGCGGCTTATCCGAAAACGATGTTGCAGCTGGAGCGCTTTGGCTGTAAAGATAAAATTGTGAGTTTCGTATTACCATTAGGGTACTCGTTTAATTTGGATGGTTCAATGTTATATATGACCTTTGCGTCCTTATTTATTGCACAGTCTTACGGGATTCATTTATCGTTTCAACAGCAGATTACTATGCTGCTGATCCTGATGCTGACCAGTAAGGGGATTGCAGGTGTTCCAAGAGCTTCGTTAGTAGTTATTGCAGGTACGATTGCAACTTTTAATATTCCTGAAGCAGGACTGGCCTTATTGATCGGTATTGATCCTTTGCTGGATATGGGCAGATCAGCAACGAATGTAATTGGTAACAGCCTGGCAACAGCTGTGGTCAGCAAGTGGGAGGGAGAGCTTACAGAGCCTCTGGATTAG
- a CDS encoding ABC transporter ATP-binding protein: MNFKPLVNLGDNFLYIVPSMLKVIDLSIQFFNQEDRSWQTAVNQISFTAERGRVLGIVGESGSGKSVTSFAIMRLHDPAYTKISGDILFNDISLLSLSDKEMNTYRGNKIAMIFQEPMTSLNPVFTCGDQVQEAIMLHQKLSKQAAKEKTNELFKEVQLPRPETIFDTYPHQLSGGQKQRVMIAMALSCNPEFLIADEPTTALDVTVQQTILQLLLKIKEERNMGMIFISHDLAVISEIADDVAVMYKGTIVEQGSVEQLFKQPKHPYTKGLLACRPSPLYRLKKLPVVADFLKQGTDQPIAHLLAINSYTQQEIDSRRAVLYDTPPLLEVKNLCTWFPVRNGLFGSSEDVVKAVDDVSFKLYPGETLGLVGESGCGKTTLGRTILRLIEPSSGSISFAGQDITHLKKEKLRTLRKDIQLIFQDPYSSLNSQLTVGNALMEPLQVHNVFNSNAERKAHVQHLLELVDLKPEHFNRYPHEFSGGQRQRIVIARALALQPKLIICDESVSALDVSVQAQVLNLLRRLQQEMGLTYIFISHDLAVVKHLSDRMIVMNKGKIEEEDFPEVIYEHPQTAYTQKLIAAIPGKLSLVR, from the coding sequence ATGAATTTTAAACCGCTTGTTAATTTGGGGGATAATTTTCTCTATATTGTACCTTCGATGTTAAAAGTAATTGATCTGAGTATCCAGTTTTTTAATCAGGAAGACCGCTCCTGGCAAACCGCGGTTAACCAGATCAGCTTCACAGCTGAAAGAGGGCGGGTTTTAGGGATAGTTGGCGAATCCGGCTCCGGTAAGTCTGTGACCTCATTTGCGATTATGCGTTTGCATGATCCGGCGTACACCAAAATTAGTGGTGATATTCTTTTCAACGATATCAGCCTGCTTTCCTTATCTGATAAGGAAATGAATACGTACAGGGGCAATAAAATTGCCATGATCTTTCAGGAACCCATGACCTCACTGAATCCTGTTTTCACTTGTGGCGATCAGGTTCAGGAAGCTATTATGCTGCATCAGAAGCTGAGTAAACAAGCTGCAAAAGAAAAAACAAATGAACTTTTCAAAGAAGTACAGCTTCCCCGCCCGGAGACTATTTTCGATACTTATCCCCATCAGCTTTCAGGAGGACAAAAACAAAGGGTAATGATTGCAATGGCTTTAAGTTGCAACCCTGAATTTCTGATTGCCGATGAACCCACTACAGCGCTGGATGTGACAGTACAGCAAACGATCCTGCAATTACTGTTAAAGATAAAGGAAGAACGGAATATGGGGATGATTTTTATCTCCCATGATCTGGCTGTGATCAGTGAAATTGCTGATGATGTTGCCGTGATGTACAAAGGAACGATTGTGGAACAAGGCTCTGTAGAACAACTATTTAAACAGCCAAAACACCCTTATACCAAAGGTTTGCTGGCTTGCAGGCCTTCCCCTTTATACCGCTTAAAAAAACTGCCGGTAGTAGCCGATTTTTTAAAACAAGGTACGGATCAGCCAATTGCACATTTATTAGCCATAAACAGTTACACGCAACAGGAAATTGACAGCAGAAGAGCAGTTTTATATGATACACCTCCCCTGCTTGAAGTAAAAAATCTTTGTACCTGGTTTCCGGTCAGAAATGGATTATTCGGATCTTCGGAAGACGTGGTTAAAGCAGTTGATGATGTCAGCTTCAAACTATATCCCGGAGAAACGCTGGGCCTGGTTGGTGAATCAGGTTGTGGTAAAACTACGCTGGGCAGAACAATTCTCCGCCTGATAGAACCTTCTTCCGGATCAATTTCATTTGCTGGACAAGACATTACGCATTTAAAAAAGGAAAAGCTCCGCACATTGAGAAAAGATATCCAACTCATTTTTCAGGATCCTTATTCTTCCTTAAATTCACAGCTTACAGTCGGAAACGCATTAATGGAACCATTACAGGTTCATAACGTATTTAACAGCAATGCTGAACGCAAAGCACATGTACAGCATTTGCTGGAACTCGTAGATCTGAAACCCGAACATTTTAACCGTTATCCTCACGAGTTTTCAGGAGGTCAGCGGCAGCGTATAGTCATTGCGCGTGCCCTCGCTCTTCAGCCTAAACTGATTATATGTGATGAATCTGTTTCTGCACTGGATGTTTCTGTACAGGCTCAGGTATTAAATTTACTCAGAAGATTACAGCAGGAAATGGGCTTGACTTATATCTTCATTTCTCATGATCTTGCTGTTGTTAAACATCTGTCAGATAGAATGATTGTCATGAATAAAGGAAAAATAGAGGAAGAAGATTTTCCGGAGGTTATTTATGAACATCCGCAAACTGCTTATACGCAAAAACTAATCGCAGCAATCCCGGGTAAATTAAGCTTAGTCAGGTAA
- a CDS encoding mechanosensitive ion channel family protein, with the protein MIEEKQRSTRKEFLMIIIKTIILFALAYFETYQPVMFTDFPFIALTAHAFMVFLGPSVAVSFLRLVVIYWYIKKHRFKSTIKDNFILGINRIVSILNTVFGVIAVMIWMGIKPLEFLTSITIVAAAIAVTFKDYITNMINGLIIMFSDRLSLGDHIRVNDNEGKILDITLINMILQNEDNDMVIIPNSVVFSSVIINQSKQNIKKLSIEFEMALHFGYTPDFLEKHLYRALDSFKDNIVSSGLTIKTLGITKDIARFKAQVLLNNYDKLKEREIRRVLNTTIIKLTVPKQELPD; encoded by the coding sequence ATGATAGAAGAAAAACAGCGGAGTACAAGAAAGGAATTTCTGATGATTATCATTAAGACTATCATTCTTTTTGCGCTGGCGTATTTCGAAACTTATCAGCCGGTAATGTTTACTGATTTCCCTTTTATAGCATTAACTGCGCATGCATTTATGGTATTTCTCGGGCCCAGCGTTGCGGTTTCATTTCTCCGCCTGGTTGTTATTTACTGGTATATTAAAAAACATCGCTTTAAGTCTACAATCAAGGATAACTTTATTTTAGGCATTAACAGGATCGTTTCTATTCTCAATACCGTATTCGGGGTAATTGCGGTCATGATCTGGATGGGGATTAAACCTCTTGAATTCTTAACTAGTATTACGATTGTGGCGGCTGCGATTGCAGTTACTTTTAAGGATTATATTACCAATATGATCAATGGACTGATCATTATGTTTTCAGATCGTTTATCACTGGGTGATCATATCCGTGTCAATGATAACGAAGGCAAGATACTGGACATCACTTTGATTAATATGATCCTTCAGAATGAGGATAATGATATGGTAATTATTCCCAACTCTGTGGTATTCAGCTCTGTTATTATCAACCAGTCTAAACAGAATATCAAGAAATTAAGTATAGAGTTTGAAATGGCACTGCATTTTGGATATACACCTGATTTCCTGGAAAAACATTTATACCGGGCCTTGGATAGTTTTAAAGACAATATTGTGTCCAGTGGACTGACCATCAAAACGCTGGGTATTACTAAAGATATTGCCAGGTTTAAAGCGCAGGTATTATTGAATAACTATGATAAACTCAAAGAAAGAGAAATCAGGCGAGTTTTGAATACCACGATTATTAAATTGACTGTACCAAAACAGGAATTACCTGACTAA
- a CDS encoding response regulator, protein MKLSAYCDCYTDNSYFLFNKKNHITFFNIHSIEKIGYFLAKNPTIGESFVEIISQKYERTFSKLVAECFEGKVFSIEKRLKVKDMDDVLLQIVLTPVFTDPENPQVACTIIDSNRKSNQMKLLDEYSHLASHDLRAPITNILSLSSLMNFPDMESFDTSKIKELLRDINFQAEKLDDIIKMLNSLINKEHEADDFIAESTKIDSKHIMLIDDDSLTNKLHHMIITKHNKNKRVVQFGSSIRALDYLKENKPDLILLDLNMPEIDGWTFLKLLEEQKPEVDVVIISSTIDPAERTRAQSYRSVKDFLTKPLTYEKIKHLVDN, encoded by the coding sequence ATGAAGCTTAGTGCTTACTGTGATTGTTATACCGATAACTCTTATTTTCTTTTTAATAAAAAAAATCACATTACTTTTTTCAATATTCATTCCATAGAAAAAATAGGGTATTTTTTAGCCAAAAATCCCACTATTGGGGAATCTTTTGTGGAAATCATTTCACAAAAGTATGAACGGACGTTCTCTAAACTTGTGGCAGAGTGCTTTGAAGGGAAGGTTTTCAGTATAGAAAAGCGGTTAAAAGTGAAAGATATGGATGATGTGTTGCTACAGATCGTCCTGACGCCTGTTTTTACTGATCCTGAAAATCCTCAGGTGGCTTGTACCATTATTGACAGTAACAGAAAATCTAACCAGATGAAACTGCTGGATGAATACTCCCATCTTGCTTCACATGATCTGCGCGCCCCGATAACGAATATCTTAAGTCTGTCGAGCCTGATGAATTTTCCGGATATGGAATCGTTTGATACCAGCAAGATCAAAGAATTACTGAGAGATATTAATTTCCAGGCAGAAAAGCTGGATGATATTATTAAAATGCTCAACAGCCTGATCAATAAAGAACATGAGGCTGATGATTTTATCGCAGAATCTACCAAAATAGATTCCAAACATATTATGCTGATTGATGATGACTCGCTGACCAATAAGCTGCATCATATGATCATTACCAAACACAACAAAAATAAAAGGGTAGTACAGTTTGGGAGTTCAATACGCGCACTTGATTATCTGAAGGAAAATAAGCCTGATTTAATTCTACTTGACCTGAACATGCCGGAGATAGATGGCTGGACGTTTTTAAAGCTCCTGGAGGAACAAAAGCCAGAGGTTGACGTAGTTATCATCTCTTCTACAATTGATCCCGCAGAACGGACCAGAGCACAGTCCTACAGGTCAGTTAAGGATTTCCTGACGAAACCCTTAACCTATGAAAAAATTAAACACCTGGTAGACAACTAG
- the rplU gene encoding 50S ribosomal protein L21, which produces MYAIVNIAGQQFKVAKDQHLFVHRLQGDEGASIEFDNVLLVEDGGKISVGAPLLSGAIVSAKIVSHLKGDKVIVFKKKRRKGYKKKNGHRQYFTKIQISGISL; this is translated from the coding sequence ATGTACGCAATAGTAAATATAGCAGGACAGCAATTCAAAGTTGCAAAAGACCAGCACCTTTTTGTACACCGTTTACAAGGAGATGAAGGCGCTAGTATTGAATTTGACAATGTATTGTTGGTTGAAGACGGAGGTAAGATCTCTGTTGGTGCCCCTTTATTATCAGGAGCTATCGTTTCAGCTAAAATCGTGTCTCATTTAAAAGGCGATAAAGTAATCGTTTTCAAAAAGAAACGTAGAAAAGGTTACAAAAAGAAAAATGGCCACCGCCAGTATTTCACAAAAATCCAGATCTCTGGTATCAGTTTATAA
- a CDS encoding helix-turn-helix domain-containing protein: MQEILSKKILGKRIKSLRLERAYAQVDVANLLNLSRSNYSQIELGNQYPTFHTLCALSRHYKKSYEWLLHGEENNEPQAVFPVAGLMNELETTLKNFSLCLEKLENELQSIKIKIDVS; this comes from the coding sequence ATGCAAGAAATTCTATCAAAGAAAATATTAGGGAAGAGGATTAAGTCATTAAGACTAGAAAGAGCTTACGCTCAGGTTGATGTAGCAAATTTATTGAATTTATCCAGGAGCAATTATTCTCAAATTGAGCTTGGCAACCAATACCCCACATTTCATACACTGTGTGCTCTTTCAAGGCACTATAAGAAGAGTTATGAATGGCTTTTACACGGAGAAGAGAACAATGAACCACAAGCTGTATTTCCTGTAGCAGGCTTAATGAATGAACTGGAAACTACACTTAAGAATTTCTCTTTGTGTTTGGAAAAACTGGAAAACGAACTTCAAAGTATTAAAATAAAAATTGACGTATCATAA
- the rpmA gene encoding 50S ribosomal protein L27 gives MAHKKGAGSSRNGRESHSKRLGIKIFGGQEAIAGNILVRQRGTKHHPDKGVGIGKDHTLFALVAGTVVFRKKQDNKSYVSILPASVISEVVEKAVPTKKVEEAAAPVAEAPAKKAPAKKAAKADAAPAE, from the coding sequence ATGGCACATAAAAAAGGAGCCGGTAGTTCGAGAAACGGACGTGAGTCTCATAGTAAACGCTTAGGTATCAAAATTTTTGGTGGTCAGGAAGCAATTGCAGGAAACATCTTAGTACGTCAACGCGGAACTAAACACCATCCTGATAAAGGCGTAGGTATTGGTAAAGACCATACTTTATTCGCTCTTGTTGCTGGTACTGTAGTTTTCAGAAAGAAACAAGATAACAAATCTTACGTTTCTATCTTACCTGCAAGTGTAATTAGCGAAGTTGTTGAAAAAGCTGTTCCTACTAAAAAAGTAGAAGAAGCTGCTGCTCCGGTAGCTGAAGCACCTGCTAAAAAAGCACCAGCTAAAAAAGCTGCTAAAGCTGACGCTGCTCCGGCAGAATAA
- the rnr gene encoding ribonuclease R, whose translation MAKKKSSQIKLVLTQLISDVLENSNNEALNYKQVSAKLNIKDEEARETILEILKEQAQKGVFSEPEKGKFKLKDLKTFITGKVDMTADGAAFIVPDDEFEKDVFVSARKLHNALNGDKVKVYIYAKKRGRKNEGEVVEIIQRLKTDFIGVIKISDRFAFVTIDDKKMLHDIFVPLSDLDGAKNGQKVQVAITDWPEGAKNPIGKIINILGTQGENNTEMNAILAQYGFPLSFPPEVEKEANEIPEAITEEELKNRRDFRDTVTFTIDPADAKDFDDAISFKKLPNGNYEVGVHIADVSHYVQPKTYLDKEAYSRATSVYLVDRVIPMLPERLSNGVCSLRPNEDKLCFAAVFELDEAANVVEEWFGRTVIHSDRRFSYEEAQEVIENKEGDYAQEILKLNELAYILRDRKFKNGAISFESTEVKFRLDENGKPVGVYVKERKDAHKLIEDFMLLANKKVAEFIAKKGKGKAKYTFVYRSHDSPNLENLGNFALFAARFGYKINMKSDKDIAKSLNFLMEDVEGKKEQNVLTQLAIRSMAKAVYTTKKTSHYGLAFDHYTHFTSPIRRYPDVMVHRLLAAYLNGERSANEDEYETAASHSSAMEKRAADAERASIKYKQVEYLEENVGKLFMGIISGVTEWGMYVELIENKCEGMIRLKDIADDFYVLDEKNYCIVGQRKKKKYQLGDEVKVKVKRVDLSKRQIDFSLVQD comes from the coding sequence ATGGCAAAAAAGAAATCTTCTCAAATAAAACTCGTCTTAACTCAGTTAATCAGTGATGTTTTAGAGAATAGCAATAATGAAGCCTTGAATTATAAACAGGTTTCAGCCAAACTCAACATAAAAGATGAAGAAGCAAGGGAAACCATTTTGGAGATCCTGAAAGAACAAGCACAAAAAGGTGTTTTTTCAGAACCTGAAAAAGGAAAATTCAAGCTTAAAGATTTAAAGACCTTTATCACCGGAAAAGTAGATATGACTGCCGATGGCGCAGCTTTTATCGTTCCTGATGATGAGTTTGAAAAAGACGTGTTCGTATCGGCCCGTAAACTGCATAACGCACTTAACGGCGATAAAGTAAAAGTTTATATCTACGCTAAAAAAAGAGGCAGAAAAAATGAGGGTGAAGTCGTTGAAATTATACAACGCTTAAAAACTGATTTTATAGGTGTAATCAAAATATCTGATCGTTTTGCATTCGTCACGATCGACGACAAGAAAATGCTGCATGATATTTTTGTACCTTTAAGTGACCTTGATGGGGCCAAAAACGGACAAAAAGTACAGGTAGCGATTACCGATTGGCCAGAAGGTGCAAAAAACCCTATTGGAAAAATCATCAATATTCTGGGTACTCAAGGAGAGAATAACACAGAAATGAATGCGATCCTTGCGCAATATGGTTTTCCATTGTCTTTCCCTCCTGAGGTAGAGAAAGAAGCCAATGAAATTCCGGAGGCCATTACCGAAGAGGAATTGAAAAACCGCCGCGACTTCCGCGATACGGTGACCTTTACCATTGACCCGGCAGACGCAAAAGACTTTGATGATGCGATATCCTTCAAAAAACTACCAAACGGCAATTATGAAGTTGGGGTACACATTGCGGATGTTTCGCATTATGTACAGCCTAAAACGTATTTAGATAAAGAAGCTTATTCAAGAGCGACTTCTGTTTACCTGGTAGACCGGGTAATCCCTATGCTTCCTGAAAGATTAAGTAACGGTGTTTGCTCACTTCGTCCAAACGAAGATAAACTTTGCTTTGCGGCTGTTTTTGAACTGGACGAAGCAGCTAATGTAGTAGAAGAATGGTTCGGAAGAACTGTGATTCACTCCGACAGACGTTTCAGTTATGAGGAAGCTCAGGAAGTTATAGAAAATAAAGAAGGCGATTATGCGCAGGAAATCCTGAAGCTGAACGAGCTTGCTTATATTTTAAGAGACCGGAAGTTTAAAAATGGTGCGATAAGTTTTGAAAGTACTGAAGTGAAATTCAGACTGGATGAAAATGGAAAACCAGTTGGTGTTTACGTGAAGGAACGTAAGGATGCCCATAAACTGATTGAAGACTTTATGTTGCTGGCCAATAAAAAAGTAGCTGAATTTATTGCTAAAAAAGGTAAAGGAAAGGCTAAATATACTTTCGTCTACCGCTCTCATGATTCTCCAAACCTGGAAAACCTGGGCAACTTTGCTTTATTTGCTGCTCGTTTTGGTTATAAAATCAACATGAAATCTGATAAGGATATTGCCAAATCACTTAATTTCCTGATGGAAGATGTGGAAGGCAAGAAAGAACAAAACGTATTAACACAGCTAGCTATCCGTTCGATGGCCAAAGCAGTATATACGACTAAAAAAACAAGCCATTATGGATTGGCTTTTGACCATTATACTCACTTTACCTCTCCGATCCGCCGTTACCCTGATGTAATGGTTCATCGCCTGCTGGCTGCCTATCTTAATGGAGAACGCTCTGCCAATGAAGATGAATACGAAACTGCTGCTTCCCATTCTTCTGCCATGGAAAAACGTGCTGCTGATGCAGAGCGTGCTTCTATTAAATACAAACAGGTAGAATATCTGGAAGAAAATGTAGGTAAGCTCTTTATGGGAATCATTTCTGGCGTTACTGAATGGGGAATGTACGTAGAACTGATCGAGAACAAATGTGAAGGAATGATCAGGCTAAAAGATATAGCCGATGATTTTTATGTACTGGACGAGAAAAACTACTGTATAGTAGGTCAGCGCAAGAAAAAGAAATATCAATTAGGTGACGAAGTCAAAGTGAAAGTAAAAAGAGTAGACCTGTCTAAACGTCAAATTGACTTTTCACTGGTACAGGATTAA
- a CDS encoding polyprenyl synthetase family protein, translated as MHTIFELQQLIETAIKKVEYPEIPSRLYEPISYIMRLGGKRIRPVLLLLSSELFNTDATEAIEAALAIETFHNFTLIHDDIMDNAPLRRGQDTVHIKWGVNNAILSGDVMMVEANKHLTNLDASILKKALHCFNATAQGVCEGQQLDMEFEQRTDVSILEYINMIRLKTAVLVGGAMKLGAIVGGASEQDAEHLYDFGENFGIAFQLQDDILDVYGDPVKFGKQVGGDIISNKQTFLLLKLKELANSNDLAFLESQSSNTAYPAKIEAITNLYNSYNIRKIAVTEMKRSLDIAFTALEKVSTEPAKKNKLIQLAESLLDREH; from the coding sequence ATGCATACCATTTTTGAGTTACAACAATTAATTGAAACAGCGATCAAAAAGGTCGAATATCCAGAGATTCCTTCCAGGTTATACGAGCCAATAAGCTATATTATGCGCCTTGGCGGCAAACGGATCAGACCGGTATTGCTTTTACTTTCCAGTGAATTGTTTAACACTGATGCCACCGAAGCAATAGAGGCAGCGCTGGCAATTGAAACCTTCCATAATTTTACGCTGATCCATGATGATATTATGGACAACGCTCCTTTACGCAGAGGTCAGGATACAGTTCATATTAAATGGGGTGTAAATAACGCGATCCTGAGTGGCGATGTGATGATGGTTGAAGCCAACAAACATTTGACAAATCTGGATGCCAGCATTCTTAAAAAAGCTTTGCATTGTTTCAATGCTACCGCACAGGGAGTTTGTGAAGGTCAGCAATTGGATATGGAATTCGAACAGCGGACTGACGTGAGTATCCTGGAATACATCAATATGATCCGTTTAAAAACGGCAGTACTGGTAGGCGGGGCGATGAAACTCGGTGCAATTGTAGGTGGTGCAAGTGAGCAGGATGCTGAACATCTTTATGATTTTGGTGAAAATTTTGGTATCGCCTTCCAGTTGCAGGATGATATCCTTGATGTTTACGGTGATCCTGTTAAATTTGGCAAACAAGTAGGCGGCGATATTATTTCCAACAAACAAACCTTCCTTTTGCTTAAATTGAAAGAATTGGCTAACAGCAATGACCTGGCTTTCCTGGAATCACAATCTTCAAATACAGCTTACCCTGCAAAAATTGAAGCGATTACAAACTTATATAACAGTTACAACATCAGGAAAATTGCAGTTACTGAAATGAAACGCAGCCTTGACATTGCTTTTACAGCATTGGAAAAAGTAAGTACTGAGCCAGCTAAAAAGAATAAACTGATCCAGCTTGCCGAATCACTGCTTGATAGAGAACACTAA
- a CDS encoding carboxypeptidase-like regulatory domain-containing protein: protein MYKSGAVLFLLLLFSSVCVLAQQRISGIVVEKNTGTPVVFATVQVKNQKSTLTNSNGEFDLTVASLPVTLLITHLNYAGGSFEVKTADGQLKIALDPQVMTLKEVTVGNPATAIMQDATDKALKTYNNSNFGKAFLRQIAYEANEPVYLNEIWMDAEWKPYGLIGWHPTEARHLQGQKGISYTNTSFFSFIFSGYLANSFHKKPLLRKVDSLYTFKLAGTYLQDGEEIAKIICTPKRALKEKRFEGAYYVNTVTSNVLKIEGVIKGMFFKSNGPVSIKNKETAFIAQYRLNKQGDNVLDYSVFNTSNRLKMMGLGVQDTDLYSTLYMTDDDTIDQSKLEEVSLKINDSNLVKAMTYNEDFWKKNPGIKRTAKEQAAIEILEKNTTLRK from the coding sequence ATGTATAAATCAGGCGCTGTTCTCTTTTTATTACTCCTGTTTTCTTCTGTCTGTGTTTTAGCGCAGCAAAGGATTTCAGGTATTGTAGTAGAAAAAAACACAGGTACCCCTGTTGTTTTTGCGACTGTACAAGTTAAAAATCAGAAAAGTACTTTAACCAACAGCAACGGTGAGTTCGATCTTACCGTTGCCTCATTACCTGTTACCCTGCTGATTACTCACCTGAACTATGCCGGTGGCAGCTTTGAAGTTAAAACTGCGGATGGGCAATTGAAAATAGCGCTTGATCCGCAGGTGATGACTTTAAAAGAAGTGACGGTTGGAAATCCGGCAACGGCTATTATGCAGGATGCAACAGACAAGGCACTTAAAACTTATAATAATTCCAATTTTGGTAAAGCTTTCTTAAGACAAATCGCTTATGAAGCTAACGAACCAGTATACCTGAATGAGATCTGGATGGATGCAGAATGGAAACCCTATGGGCTGATTGGCTGGCATCCTACAGAAGCACGTCATCTCCAGGGTCAAAAAGGGATATCCTATACCAATACAAGTTTCTTCTCCTTCATATTTTCCGGTTATCTGGCCAATTCATTCCATAAAAAACCACTTTTAAGGAAAGTAGATTCCCTTTATACTTTTAAACTTGCAGGTACTTATCTCCAGGATGGAGAAGAGATTGCAAAGATTATCTGTACGCCTAAACGGGCACTCAAAGAGAAAAGATTTGAGGGGGCTTATTATGTGAATACCGTCACCAGCAATGTACTCAAAATTGAAGGAGTAATTAAAGGCATGTTCTTTAAGAGTAATGGGCCTGTAAGTATTAAAAACAAAGAAACCGCATTTATCGCACAGTACAGATTGAATAAACAGGGGGACAATGTACTGGACTATTCAGTTTTTAACACTTCGAACAGATTAAAAATGATGGGTCTGGGCGTGCAGGATACCGATCTTTATTCCACCTTGTATATGACTGATGACGATACTATAGATCAAAGTAAGCTGGAAGAAGTAAGTTTGAAGATAAATGATAGTAACCTGGTCAAAGCAATGACCTATAATGAAGATTTCTGGAAAAAGAATCCGGGGATTAAAAGAACCGCAAAGGAACAGGCAGCAATAGAAATTTTAGAAAAAAACACCACATTAAGAAAATAA